A genomic window from Mustelus asterias unplaced genomic scaffold, sMusAst1.hap1.1 HAP1_SCAFFOLD_2149, whole genome shotgun sequence includes:
- the LOC144489402 gene encoding uncharacterized protein LOC144489402, with product MDSTRSRVSRESTEGFSSEEDGDCDVFLSDSDSERRADDPCQAGPAGPPAQARPPLTRPQAFIPHPMSASHLKKPLENIYFALAHGGGADPSPGTAGLGKDWQVPTAGQRTKRFVNRGLKRRWEWEDSRQHDVTEDERTPHAKTRGDLLFAQKCNELQVFIRPLTVLLDGLKSGRYNRGLSNFQQSVAMDRIQRIVGVLQKPSMGERYLGTLLQVEMMLKVWFPHVTVETTNTEGSGPTGPECSARKHARSSSSGTSSSWESLSPPSSRRQSFSDGGVQELRNMVAARNQQQRPEPGGGPPEGEAAREGLMWICGPGHHHAHPAGAASALRCFALVMQDSSVTSTTRRLQRAVAGGPARPGRCSSAPPCLPTQRGDGAPMHGSRGLPVLLPCDSIVLLEIRERPGDLGTASEGPVEVRPVL from the exons ATGGATTCAACCAGGAGCCGAGTTTCTCGAGAGTCTACGGAAGGTTTCAGCAGTGAGGAGGATGGAGATTGCGATGTCTTCTTGTCTGACAGTGACTCCGAGAGACGTGCAGACGATCCCTGCCAGGCCGGGCCGGCGGGACCCCCCGCGCAAGCTCGTCCACCGTTGACCCGGCCTCAAGCCTTCATCCCCCACCCCATGTCGGCCTCCCACCTCAAGAAGCCCTTGGAGAACATCTACTTCGCCTTGGCCCACGGGGGCGGGGCCGACCCATCGCCAGGCACCGCCGGCCTGGGCAAGGACTGGCAGGTGCCCACGGCTGGGCAGCGCACCAAGAGGTTCGTTAACAGGGGGCTGAAGAGAAGATGGGAATGGGAAGACTCCAGGCAACATGACGTGACAGAGGATGAAAGGACACCTCACGCCAAAACCAGAGGCGACCTCCTCTTCGCACAGAAG TGCAACGAGCTGCAGGTATTCATCCGACCTCTGACAGTTCTCCTGGACGGGCTGAAGAGTGGACGCTACAACAGAG GCCTCAGTAACTTCCAGCAGAGTGTTGCTATGGACCGGATCCAGAGGATTGTGGGAGTTCTACAGAAACCGTCAATGGG AGAACGTTATTTAGGCACCCTCCTTCAAGTGGAGATGATGTTGAAGGTATGGTTTCCTCACGTTACCGTGGAAACCACGAACACTGAAGGTTCCGGGCCTACAGGGCCTGAGTGCAGTGCGAGGAAG CATGCACGGAGCAGTTCCTCAGGCACCAGTTCCTCGTGGGAATCGCTCTCCCCGCCCTCGTCCCGGAGGCAATCCTTCAGCGATGGCGGCGTGCAGGAGTTACGGAACATGGTGGCAGCGAGGAATCAGCAGCAGAGGCCGGAGCCTGGGGGAGGGCCCCCCGAGGGGGAAGCGGCCAGGGAGGGCCTGATGTGGATCTGCGGCCCGGGACACCATCACGCGCACCCAGCAGGAGCCGCCTCAGCGCTGCGTTGCTTTGCTCTGGTCATGCAGGACAGCTCGGTCACGTCCACCACCCGCCGACTGCAGAGGGCCGTTGCGGGAGGTCCGGCACGCCCGGGGAGGTGCAGCAGCGCGCCCCCCTGCTTGCCCACCCAGCGGGGGGACGGCGCGCCGATGCACGGGTCCCGCGGCCTGCCCGTCCTCTTGCCCTGCGACTCGATTGTACTCCTGGAAATTCGGGAGAGGCCAGGAGACCTCGGGACGGCGAGCGAGGGGCCTGTCGAAGTGAGGCCTGTCTTGTAG